From the Endozoicomonas sp. Mp262 genome, the window GTGACTTTTTGCTCAAATTCACGGCGATCCCAACGCCAGCCCCTACGGTGGCCGGTACCCTCAATGACAGCCCACATACGGTTGCTGATTGTTCTGAATGTATCCATGTCCAGAATATTGAATTCAGGGGCAACCAGCTCTTTATTAGAAATTTCCCCTTTTGGCGCATAGTCTGCCTCATAAAAATTAAAAACAGTGGGTGCCTCCAGTGGAGCCTGCCCAAAGTTGTTATAGTCCATGTTAGCAAAGTCCCACCAACGACTATGATCGTTACTTGTTACCTCAAGCGCCCGGGCAAGATTAGCCATAGCCACCAATGGCTCCTTTACCTTGCCGAAGTTGCTGGTAGACCTTCCGTTCTCCTGATGATCAGACATCGCCTTGCCTTCCAAGACATCACTATCCAATAGAACGGCCTTAATAACGGCTTTAAGATCACCCCTGACACCATAACCATTGTCCCTAAATGCATCTGCAACCCTGGCTATATAGGTTCTCCGGGGATTACTAATGGTTAACCTTTTAATTAATAGCGTTGCGAAGTATATGGGAGTATTAGCATGGTTAAATAATAAATCCATGGCCTGGGATAAATCCTGTTCTGGACTTTGCCCCTCAGGGAATACATGGCCAAGTATTTCCTTTTGTCCCATATCATGATCGTTGGAGACAGGGTGCATGGGCTTGGTATAATCGCTTATTGTCCACCCAGTCAAAACCCTGGCCATCTCTTCAACATCCTGCTGGGAATAGGTCGGTACAGGTTTGCCCTCTTTATCTGATACTGGCAGCCCATTAGCACCTAGCTTCCATAAACCCAAAGTAAATAGTTGCATTACTTCCC encodes:
- a CDS encoding DUF1800 domain-containing protein, yielding MTETLNSQAQAAKFIYRATFGPKANDVAHLMDIGVDNWFEEQFNRPPELHLDLARKYREITGNKATNVYCRRGAWWCRILEAKDQLRQRVAFALSEIFVMSKRNGGPSNDEGLLTYQDLLLNHAFGNFRDLLEQVTLNPAMGTFLSLNGSKKANPKKNSFPDENYAREVMQLFTLGLWKLGANGLPVSDKEGKPVPTYSQQDVEEMARVLTGWTISDYTKPMHPVSNDHDMGQKEILGHVFPEGQSPEQDLSQAMDLLFNHANTPIYFATLLIKRLTISNPRRTYIARVADAFRDNGYGVRGDLKAVIKAVLLDSDVLEGKAMSDHQENGRSTSNFGKVKEPLVAMANLARALEVTSNDHSRWWDFANMDYNNFGQAPLEAPTVFNFYEADYAPKGEISNKELVAPEFNILDMDTFRTISNRMWAVIEGTGHRRGWRWDRREFEQKVTNPGLYMDLLSDRFFGGDMPSDLANFLKNMLLEQNQSGQPVAQQVNNTLFAIQCSPEFRCQG